A genomic stretch from Lathyrus oleraceus cultivar Zhongwan6 chromosome 2, CAAS_Psat_ZW6_1.0, whole genome shotgun sequence includes:
- the LOC127119850 gene encoding ATP-dependent Clp protease proteolytic subunit 4, chloroplastic: MDLLTTSPSLSLSRIPTLFSKQPISSFNPKTFTPSPFSQSRTTPISCVLTTASPKPSNFESHLPKPSITFQLSSPQTPERAMRGAESDTMGLLLRERIVFLGSEIDDFVADAIMSQLLLLDAQDPNKDIKLFINSPGGSLSATMAIYDAVQLVRADVSTIAMGIAASTASIILGGGTKGKRLAMPNTRIMITQPPGGASGQAIDVDIQATEVMHGKNNVSRIISSFTGRSLEQVLIDIDRDRYLSPIEAVEYGIIDGVIDGDKIIPLLPVPEKVEVITLDTTDPSFLTPNVPDDEIY, encoded by the exons ATGGATTTGCTCACAACCTCTCCTTCTCTCTCACTCTCTCGCATTCCCACCCTTTTCTCAAAACAACCCATTTCTTCCTTCAACCCTAAAACCTTCACCCCTTCACCGTTTTCCCAATCTCGCACTACTCCAATCAGTTGCGTCCTCACAACCGCATCTCCAAAACCCTCAAATTTTGAATCCCATCTTCCAAAACCCTCAATCACTTTTCAATTATCTTCCCCTCAGACGCCGGAGAGGGCCATGCGAGGTGCTGAATCGGATACTATGGGGTTGTTGTTGAGGGAGAGGATTGTGTTCTTGGGAAGTGAAATTGATGACTTTGTTGCTGATGCTATTATGAGTCAGTTGTTGCTTTTGGATGCGCAAGATCCTAATAAAGATATTAAGCTTTTCATCAATTCCCCTGGTGGTTCTCTCAG TGCTACAATGGCTATCTATGACGCGGTACAGCTTGTGAGGGCTGATGTATCCACAATTGCAATGGGCATTGCAGCATCAACAGCCTCCATTATCCTCGGTGGTGGCACCAAAGGTAAGCGTCTAGCTATGCCCAATACGCGAATCATGATTACTCAACCACCCGGAGGTGCTAGTGGACAAGCTATAGATGTAGATATTCAAGCTACAGAAGTCATGCACGGCAAGAATAACGTTTCGAGAATTATATCATCCTTCACGGGTCGCTCGCTTGAACAAGTTCTGATAGATATTGATAGAGATAGATATCTGTCTCCCATTGAAGCAGTTGAATATGGAATTATTGACGGGGTAATCGACGGAGACAAGATTATTCCTCTTTTGCCAGTGCCAGAAAAGGTTGAAGTAATAACACTAGACACCACTGATCCGAGTTTCCTAACCCCAAATGTCCCCGACGATGAGATATACTAG